In a genomic window of Armatimonadota bacterium:
- the lonC gene encoding Lon family ATP-dependent protease, producing the protein MALRRVSTRPSRQDLRRQVGALLNVLSEVYGPDRLVVKAGKLEALSLLRSPRLEDRVLALQRLVYEDPTIRETPQPAEIPRILSEIEEEIADLIAQRRVEDELERRVQERMNQRQDEYLQEIRLQVLRERTGPETAATRKKLEELEALDRIRLSQSALEVLRPRRLREVVGQDRAIRALLAKLATPYPQHVILYGPPGVGKTTVARLVLEEARKLPYTPFGPHAPFVEVDGSTLRWDHREVTNPLLGSVHDPIYQGSRRDFAEGGIPEPKLGLVTKAHGGVLFIDEIGEMDPVLQTKLLKVLENKRVYFESSYYDPDDPAVPAYIKYLFEKGAPADFVLIGATTREPEDISPTLRSRCAEVFFDPLTQHDIEHIVRQAARRLGVGLDPKVPSLIASYTVEGRKAVQLLADAYGIALYRRRRGGRIRITQADVLEVIRAARLSPYTPTRASETPEVGKAFGLGVYHYLGSIIEVEAAVFPTGRRGGGVVRFNETAGSMAKDSVFNALSVLRKLLGVDLSQYDVHVNVVGGGLIDGPSLGLAITVALASAVQNRPALQNVALTGEVSIQGRVKGVGGIPEKLYGARQAGMRKVVLPQENRHDVPADLQGIQVVFVQTVEEALPQVLASTKRKAP; encoded by the coding sequence GTGGCACTCCGAAGGGTCTCCACACGCCCCAGCCGACAGGACCTCCGCCGGCAGGTGGGAGCGTTGCTGAACGTGTTAAGCGAGGTGTACGGGCCGGATCGGCTCGTGGTCAAGGCCGGCAAGCTGGAGGCCCTCTCCCTCCTGCGCTCTCCTCGCCTGGAGGACCGGGTGCTGGCCCTGCAGCGCCTGGTATACGAGGATCCCACCATCCGGGAAACGCCTCAACCCGCGGAGATCCCCCGCATCCTCTCCGAGATCGAGGAGGAGATCGCGGACCTCATCGCCCAGCGCCGGGTGGAGGACGAGCTGGAGCGTCGGGTCCAGGAGCGGATGAACCAGCGGCAGGACGAGTACCTCCAGGAGATCCGGCTGCAGGTCCTGCGGGAGCGGACGGGCCCGGAGACCGCGGCCACCCGGAAGAAGCTGGAGGAGCTGGAGGCCCTGGATCGCATCCGCCTCTCCCAGTCTGCCCTGGAGGTGCTGCGGCCCCGCCGGCTGCGGGAGGTGGTGGGACAGGATCGAGCCATCCGGGCCCTACTGGCGAAACTGGCCACCCCCTACCCACAGCACGTGATCCTTTACGGGCCGCCCGGTGTGGGCAAGACCACGGTAGCGCGCCTGGTGCTGGAGGAGGCCCGAAAGCTCCCCTACACCCCCTTCGGACCCCACGCCCCATTCGTCGAGGTGGACGGTTCCACCCTCCGGTGGGATCACCGGGAGGTTACCAATCCTCTTTTGGGCTCCGTGCATGACCCCATCTACCAGGGCTCCCGCCGGGACTTCGCGGAGGGCGGGATTCCAGAGCCAAAGCTGGGGCTCGTGACCAAGGCCCACGGTGGGGTGCTGTTCATCGACGAGATCGGGGAGATGGACCCTGTGCTGCAGACGAAGCTGTTGAAGGTTCTGGAGAACAAGCGGGTGTATTTCGAGTCCTCTTACTACGACCCCGACGACCCCGCGGTCCCCGCCTACATTAAGTACCTGTTCGAAAAAGGAGCTCCCGCGGACTTCGTGCTCATCGGTGCCACCACCCGGGAGCCGGAGGACATCAGTCCCACCCTGCGCAGTCGGTGCGCGGAGGTGTTCTTCGATCCCCTCACCCAGCACGACATCGAGCACATCGTGCGGCAGGCAGCCCGCCGGCTGGGGGTGGGCCTGGATCCCAAGGTCCCCTCCCTCATCGCCAGCTACACGGTGGAAGGGCGCAAGGCAGTACAGCTCCTCGCGGACGCCTACGGCATCGCCCTGTACCGGCGGCGCCGCGGCGGTCGGATCCGCATCACGCAGGCGGACGTGCTCGAGGTGATCCGCGCGGCCCGCCTGAGCCCCTATACCCCCACCCGGGCCTCGGAGACCCCGGAGGTGGGCAAGGCCTTCGGGCTCGGCGTCTACCACTACCTCGGCTCCATCATCGAGGTGGAGGCCGCGGTCTTCCCCACCGGCCGCAGGGGCGGAGGCGTTGTGCGGTTCAACGAGACCGCGGGCTCCATGGCGAAGGACTCCGTGTTCAACGCCCTCTCCGTCCTCCGGAAGCTGCTGGGGGTGGATCTCAGCCAGTATGACGTGCACGTGAACGTGGTGGGCGGAGGGCTCATCGACGGCCCCAGCCTGGGGCTCGCCATCACCGTGGCCCTGGCGAGCGCGGTGCAGAACCGGCCCGCGCTCCAGAACGTGGCCCTTACGGGCGAGGTGAGCATCCAGGGCCGGGTCAAGGGCGTGGGGGGGATTCCGGAGAAACTCTACGGAGCCCGCCAGGCGGGGATGCGCAAGGTGGTCCTTCCCCAGGAGAACCGTCACGACGTGCCCGCGGACCTCCAGGGGATTCAGGTGGTGTTCGTGCAGACCGTGGAGGAGGCCCTGCCCCAGGTCCTGGCGTCAACCAAGCGGAAGGCTCCCTAG
- the dnaB gene encoding replicative DNA helicase: protein MGVVSVERVPPQNLEAEMGVLGSMLLDRDAIAQVVEILRPEDFYREAHRLIYSTILELFDRGEPVDLITVTDRLRDQGKLEEVGGAAYIAALLNSVPTAANAEYYARIVLQKSILRSLIRVGTQIAHLGFEGEEDVEVLVDRAERLVFELSRRRLVRDFAPIRDVLKETMERLDAGYDRGMITGVPTGFVDLDELTGGLQPGDLIIVAARPSMGKCLKYDARIVDAQTGEVRTIEEIVHRQDVVLLTLDGGRLVEARPSAFVDDGRRPVYRVRTSLGRVVEVTATHPFLTPQGWKPLAALRAGDYVAVPARIPVFGTLDLPSCEVKLIAYLAAGRLPTDPRLSQDFLDAVRAAAAVRASTRAPTLAGVRAWSDPDPEVPLEIPGELTGYAELCGPPPELRRLPSVVYRLNRAKLCLLLSRLLACTATWEEETHTIRVELPSSFMAEQVQHLLLRLGVVAAREGDRTLEVRQNAAVHLLRSCGVFGWEKLREWARYEPRPLLEEPDILWDAIERIEYVGEHQVYDLTVPGTHNFVANDICVHNTTFCLNIAQHAAVRHRVPVAIFSLETSAEQLVQRMLCAEAGVDSQRLRRGYLSEADWRKLTRAMGGLVEAPIFIDDSSNLSVIEMRAKARKLKAEHGLGLIIVDYIQLIQSYKRSENRTQELSEIARAIKSLAKELHLPVLAISQLSRAAELTGSKIPMLSHLRESGELEQVADLVIFLYREDYYDPEKARREGKENIALVRVAKHRNGPTDDIELFFHREYGRFANLEKHSPGP, encoded by the coding sequence ATGGGTGTCGTCTCGGTCGAGCGGGTCCCCCCCCAAAACCTGGAGGCGGAGATGGGGGTCCTAGGCTCCATGTTGTTGGATCGGGACGCCATCGCGCAGGTGGTGGAGATCCTCCGGCCCGAGGATTTCTACCGGGAAGCCCACCGGCTCATCTACAGCACCATCCTCGAGCTGTTCGACCGGGGAGAGCCGGTAGACCTCATCACCGTCACGGACCGGCTGCGGGATCAGGGCAAACTGGAGGAAGTAGGGGGCGCGGCGTACATCGCGGCTCTCCTGAACAGCGTTCCCACCGCGGCCAACGCGGAGTACTACGCCCGCATCGTGCTCCAGAAATCCATCCTGCGCTCCCTCATCCGGGTGGGCACGCAGATCGCGCATCTGGGCTTCGAGGGGGAGGAGGATGTGGAAGTGCTGGTGGACCGGGCCGAGCGGCTCGTGTTCGAGCTCAGCCGCCGGCGGCTCGTGCGGGACTTCGCGCCTATCCGGGATGTCCTCAAGGAGACCATGGAGCGCCTGGATGCAGGCTACGACCGGGGCATGATCACGGGGGTCCCCACGGGCTTCGTGGACCTGGACGAGCTCACAGGTGGGCTGCAGCCCGGAGACCTTATCATCGTGGCCGCGCGTCCCTCCATGGGCAAGTGCCTCAAATACGACGCGCGGATCGTGGACGCGCAGACGGGAGAGGTCCGCACCATCGAGGAGATCGTGCACAGGCAGGACGTGGTGCTGCTCACCCTGGATGGAGGGCGGCTGGTGGAGGCCCGGCCCAGCGCCTTCGTGGACGACGGCCGCAGGCCCGTCTACCGGGTGCGCACGAGCCTCGGCCGGGTGGTGGAGGTCACCGCCACGCATCCCTTCCTCACACCCCAGGGCTGGAAGCCCCTGGCAGCCCTGCGGGCTGGCGACTACGTGGCCGTGCCTGCCCGTATCCCCGTCTTCGGCACCCTGGATCTCCCCAGCTGCGAAGTGAAGCTCATCGCCTACCTCGCCGCGGGACGGCTGCCCACGGACCCGCGGCTGAGCCAGGACTTCCTGGACGCGGTGCGGGCTGCCGCAGCGGTCCGCGCTTCCACCCGGGCCCCCACCCTGGCCGGAGTTCGGGCGTGGTCAGATCCGGATCCCGAGGTTCCCCTGGAGATCCCCGGAGAACTCACCGGGTATGCGGAGCTCTGTGGTCCTCCCCCGGAGCTCCGGCGGCTCCCTTCCGTGGTCTACCGCTTGAACCGCGCGAAGCTGTGCCTGCTGCTCTCGCGCCTGCTGGCGTGCACGGCCACCTGGGAGGAGGAGACCCATACCATCCGCGTCGAGCTGCCCAGCTCCTTTATGGCGGAGCAGGTCCAGCACCTCCTCCTGCGCCTGGGCGTGGTGGCGGCCCGGGAGGGGGATCGAACCCTGGAGGTACGCCAGAACGCGGCGGTGCACCTGCTGCGGAGCTGCGGAGTGTTCGGGTGGGAGAAGCTGCGGGAATGGGCCCGCTACGAACCCCGCCCCTTGCTCGAGGAGCCGGACATCCTGTGGGATGCCATCGAGCGCATCGAGTACGTGGGGGAACACCAGGTCTATGATCTCACGGTACCTGGAACCCACAACTTCGTGGCCAACGACATCTGCGTGCACAACACCACCTTCTGTCTCAACATCGCCCAACACGCCGCGGTCCGCCACCGCGTCCCTGTGGCCATTTTCTCCCTGGAGACAAGTGCGGAGCAGCTGGTGCAGCGGATGCTGTGCGCGGAGGCGGGGGTGGACAGCCAGAGGCTGCGGCGGGGCTACCTCTCGGAGGCGGACTGGCGGAAGCTCACCCGGGCCATGGGCGGGCTCGTGGAAGCCCCCATCTTCATCGACGACTCAAGCAACCTCTCCGTGATCGAGATGCGGGCCAAGGCCCGCAAGCTCAAGGCAGAGCACGGCCTGGGCCTCATCATCGTGGATTACATCCAGCTCATCCAGTCCTACAAACGCAGCGAGAACCGTACCCAGGAGCTCAGCGAGATCGCCCGCGCCATCAAGTCCCTGGCCAAGGAGCTGCACCTACCTGTCCTCGCCATCTCCCAGCTCTCGCGGGCCGCGGAGCTCACGGGCTCCAAGATCCCCATGCTGTCCCACCTCCGGGAGAGCGGGGAGCTGGAGCAGGTGGCGGACCTCGTGATCTTCCTCTACCGGGAGGATTACTACGATCCGGAGAAGGCACGTCGGGAGGGGAAGGAGAACATCGCGCTCGTGCGGGTAGCCAAACACCGCAATGGACCCACGGACGACATCGAGCTCTTCTTCCACAGGGAGTACGGCCGGTTCGCGAACCTGGAAAAGCACAGTCCGGGGCCCTAG